A window of Kribbella voronezhensis genomic DNA:
CTCCAGCTATGTCGTGGGTTTCGGCACCAATCCGCCCCGCAACCCACATCACCGCACAGCACACGGCTCCTGGAGCGACAACATTCAGGACCCCGTCATCAGCAGGCACATCCTGTACGGCGCGTTGGTCGGCGGCCCGCAGTCCAACGACGACGCCTACACCGACAGCCGCAGCGACTACGTGATGAACGAAGTCGCGCTCGACTACAACGCGGGCTTCACCGGTGCACTCGCCCGGCTCTACAAGGAGTACGGCGGCACCCCGTTGACGAACTTCCCTGTTGCGGAGACCCCCGACGGCCCAGAGCTGACTGTGCAGGCCGCGGTGAACCAGGCAGGCGCCCAGTTCACCGAGATCAAGGCCTTCGTGATCAACAAGAGCGCCTGGCCTGCCAGGAAGTTCAACGGCACACTGCGCTACTACTTCACGCTCGACGGTGCCACTACGCCCAGCCAGCTGAGTGTCACGACCAACTACAACCAGTGCGGCGCCGCGAGCGCTCCGACGCAGTACAGCGGTTCGACGTACTACGTGGAGATCCCGTGTACCGGCGTCGCCCCGGCCGGCCAATCGGCGTACCGCAAGGAAGTCCAGTTCCGCATCACCAGCTCGGGGACCTGGGATCCGACCAATGACTGGTCCGCCACGGGTCTGGGGGCAACGGTCGCCCAGACCGACCGGATGGTGCTGCGCCAGAACGGCAACGTGGTCTGGGGCGTCGAGCCGAACGGCACAGTCGACCACGAGCCGCCCAGCACACCGACATCCCTTGCAGCCACCGCGGTGAGCGGCAGCAGTGTCACCCTGAACTGGGCCGCGTCTACCGACAACGTGGGCGTAAGCGGCTACGAAGTGCTCTCCGGTACGACGGTCATGGGCGCCACCGCCGCGACCAGTCTGCAGGTCACCGGCCTGACCCCGGACACCTCCTACACGTTCTCGGTCCGCGCGAAAGATGCCTCTGGCAACCTTTCGGCGGCGAGTGCCCCCGTCGCCGTCCGTACCTCCTCGGCGCCGGCGAGCACGCTGACCGTGCAGCAGAAAGGCACCTCGTCGGCGGTCGCGAACCAGCTCGGAGTCACCCTCCAGGCGACCAACCGCGGTACGACGAGCATCGCACTGACCGGCGTGAAGCTGCGGTACTGGTTCACCGGCGACGCTCCCTCACCCAGCTATCAGGTGTGGTGCGACTGGGCTCAGGCCGGCTGCGCCACTATCGGCGCCCAGGTGGTCAAGCTGGGCACCGTCCGCACCGGTGCGGACGCCTACCTGGAGGTCTCGTTCGCCGGGGGCAGCCTCGCACCCGGCGCCAGTACCGGCGACATCCAACTGCGCGTGGCGAAGACGGACTGGTCCGCCTTCAACCAGGCCGACGACCACAGCTACCGGGTGAGCAGCTCGCTCACCGATTTCGATCGGGTCACCGCCTACTCCGGCGGTGCCCTCACCTGGGGTATCGAGCCCTGACCGAGGAGGATGTATGAAAGACCGGACGAGAGCGAGACGGTGGCGCATCAAGCCGTTCGCCTTGGTAGCAGCGGCCGCGACAGCGGTAGGGATGATGCCGATCGTCGCGCCACCGGCTCACGCCGCGGTGGCCTGCTCGGTGAACTACAACGTCACGAGTGACTGGGGCGCGGGCTTCGTCGCCGACGTGACGATCAAGAACGAAGGCGATCCGATCAACGGCTGGACCCTCACCTGGACCTTCCCGGACGGCCAGCAGGTGACCAACCTGTGGAACGGCGGCTACACGCAGTCCGGCGCCAAGGTCACGGTGACACCGGTGGACTTCAACCGGAACATCGGCACCGGCGGCACCGCGACCGTCGGCTTCCAGGGCACGAGAGGAGCAACCAACGGCAAACCGTCGGACTTCGGGGTCAACGGTGTGCCCTGCACTGGTGGCAACAAAGCACCGACGGTGGCACTGACCGCACCGACCTCGGGACAGAGCTTCCAGACCGGGCAGGCGATCCCACTCGAGGCCACCGCGTCCGACAGCGACGGCACCGTGTCGAAGGTCGAGTTCCTAGCCGACGGCGTCTTGGTCGCCACCGATCAGACCGCGCCCTACCAGGGCTCGTGGTCGGGCGCGTCCGTCGGCGATCACGCCGTCACGGCTCGCGCGACCGACGACCGCGGTCTCGCCACCACGACGGCGCTGGTGCCGATCAAGGTGCTGGCCGGGCCGTCCATCGTGGCCACGCCCGGGACGATCAACGTCAAGCAGGGTGGCACGGCCACGTTCGGCGTGACCCTGGCGAGTCAGCCCCCGTCCTCGGTGACCGTGGCAGTGGCCCGTACCTCGGGCAGTACGGACCTCACCGCGGCACCGACGTCTCTCACCTTCACCACGACGAACTGGAACACAGCGCAGAACGTCAAGGTCACCTCGGCGGCGAACGGCGGCGACCTGGTGACTGCCGTCTTCTCCGCCACCGCCACCGGGTACGCCGCTGCTTCGGTGACC
This region includes:
- a CDS encoding glycoside hydrolase family 9 protein, with the translated sequence MRSRILRVVTALAILFTALISPPPAASAAAAFNYGEALQKAVWFYDAQRSGKLPANNRVNWRGDSALQDGSDAGLDLTGGFYDAGDHVKFGLPFAFSMSMLAWGVVDNRDAYVSSGQLGPLLANLRWGTDWIIKAHPSPTVVYGQVGAGDADHSWWGPAEVMPMARPSYKVDPSCPGSDLAGEYAATMASASMVFQQSDPAYAATLLTHAKQLYGFADTYRGKYSDCITDAAKFYNSWSGYQDELVWGAIWLYRATGDAAYLTKAKTEYLKLSTEPQSSERSYRWTIAWDDKSYGAYVLMAKLTGEQMYVNDADRWLDYWTTGYNGNRIRSSPGGQAVLDTWGSLRYSANTAFAALVYSDWLSTRDSARARTYHDFGVRQINYALGDNPRNSSYVVGFGTNPPRNPHHRTAHGSWSDNIQDPVISRHILYGALVGGPQSNDDAYTDSRSDYVMNEVALDYNAGFTGALARLYKEYGGTPLTNFPVAETPDGPELTVQAAVNQAGAQFTEIKAFVINKSAWPARKFNGTLRYYFTLDGATTPSQLSVTTNYNQCGAASAPTQYSGSTYYVEIPCTGVAPAGQSAYRKEVQFRITSSGTWDPTNDWSATGLGATVAQTDRMVLRQNGNVVWGVEPNGTVDHEPPSTPTSLAATAVSGSSVTLNWAASTDNVGVSGYEVLSGTTVMGATAATSLQVTGLTPDTSYTFSVRAKDASGNLSAASAPVAVRTSSAPASTLTVQQKGTSSAVANQLGVTLQATNRGTTSIALTGVKLRYWFTGDAPSPSYQVWCDWAQAGCATIGAQVVKLGTVRTGADAYLEVSFAGGSLAPGASTGDIQLRVAKTDWSAFNQADDHSYRVSSSLTDFDRVTAYSGGALTWGIEP